The window AATTAGACGCTGCGCCATAAAAAAGGTCTGCACTTGGCAGACCTTTTCGCATAATTAGCTTATTGCATCATTTTTCGTGCTTGTTCTTGACGGAAAGCACGTAAAATTTTCTGCCCTGCTCGTCCTGTTGGATTTAAGCCCAAACGAGTTTGCTCTTGACGAATGGCTTGACGACTTTTATCGCCGATCAAACCATCAACTGCACCAATGTCATAACCACGTTGAATCAGAAATTGTTGAATTTCACGACGTTCTGCTCTTGATGTTCCCGCATCATCTGTAGGCCATGCCGTTAAAAATGGTGTTCCACCACGCAGACGATCAGACAAATGTGCAATTGCCAAACCATAACTTTCAGCAGCGTTATAGCTATATATCGCATCAAAATTTCTAAACACTAGAAATAATGGACCATTCGCACCTGCTGGCGAAATCAAACCAGCTTGTGTACTTCCAGTCAAATTCCCTTGGATTAACGCCGTTCCATCTGCACGTGTTACGCCCTGTGCAATCCAACTATTGAGTGACTTTTTATTACGACGACTTTCACCAGAAATCGACATACCTTGTGGAATTTTCACTTCAAAGCCCCAAGGCATGCCTGTTTGCCATCCAGCACGTTTTAAGAAGTTTGCTGTCGAAGCCAAAGCATCTGGAATACTCGATACGAGATCACGGCGACCATCACCGTCAAAATCTACGGCTAAACGCTCATAAGTAGATGGCATAAATTGGGTGTGACCAAATGCTCCTGCCCAAGAACCATAAAGTTGGTCTTGAGTCACATCACCTCGTTGCAAAATACGCATGGTGGCAAAAAATTCACCACGGAAATAACTTTGACGACGGCCTTCACAGCTCAATGTACCTAATGCCTGTAATAAAGGATATCGACCAGAAATATCACCATAGTTACTTTCGACACCCCAAACCGCAACCACTGTTTCAGCAGGCACGCCGTAAGCTTGTTCTACACGTCTAAGCACATCACGATGTTGCGCAAGTTTTTGTTGCCCTGCTTGTACGCGCTCATTATCAACCAAACCTGATAAATAATCCCAAATCGGTGTAGAAAACTCTGGCTGATAATTCAAACGATCAATCACTGAATAATCCGCACTTAGATTTTGGGTATAACGATCATAGATTGCACCAGACACACCTGAAGAAATTGCTTGAGATCGTAAACCTGCTAAGCAGCTTTGAAAATCACGTGTTGGGCTAAATGTACTGGTATTGCTTACTGCAGGCGTTGTTTTTGTCGTTGAAACTTTTGCGCCATTGATAATCAACTCTGCATGCGCATTATAAGATAAGGTCAATAAGGCAGCGCCTAGAAAACTAGAAAAACGGTACATGATGTCTAAACCATATTTTTGAATTTAAATTTCAGAATTAACATAACACGATCATTAACGTTACAACGTTTGAAATCGTAATTTTTGAATTCATAATTGAGTTTTAAATTTAAAACATAAGATTTAAATTCAAAAGTATCTTTTCTTTTAAATTTAAAAACAGATAGCATCTATATTTTGAATTCAAAAGTAGCTGTGTGGCGCATACCATTATTTAAATTCAAAAACAGCAACCACTAATGAATTCATTTTTCCACCATACATTTATAAAAAATAAAGAAATAGACTTAAACTCTATTGTTTCAGATCAAATAGATATCCACAAACCACAACTTTAAATTCAAAACTTAACCACATTCAAACTTTTAAATTTAAAACGCTTTGATTTTTGAATTTAAAGCAATACGCCCACTCAAATCAAAGTTTTAAATTCAAAACAAACAGACAATATTTAAATTCAAAGTTTGAAGAAAAGTTATCCACACACGCTTTTTGATATATCTTTTATTTTATGAATTTAAAGTAATAAAAAAAGCGATCCGAAGATCGCTTTTCATGTCCTGTGGATAAGTTAGATGGTCATCTCATCTGTTAATGCCAATGGTACAGGTAGAATTTTAGCTAGCTGACGACACAATGACGTTAACTCATCGCGATTATTCGGCATCAAAGTAATATGCCCTAACTTACGACCTTCACGTTCAGATTTATTATATAGATGCAAATGTGCACCTTTGAGTGCTAAAACATCCTCAGATTTTGGATGTTGCCCAATAATATTTACCATGACTGTCGGACGCACCACATCAGTTGCACCGAGTGGCAAGCCTGCAACTGCACGAATATGGTTTTCAAATTGCGAGCAAATTGCACCTTCAATTGACCAGTGACCAGAGTTGTGGACACGACATGCCATTTCATTGGCATATAAACCTTGTTCTGTCACAAACAATTCAAGCGTCAATACACCTACATAGTTGAGATGATTCAACAAACGTGTGATGTAGTCTTGTGCAACAGGTTGTAAATCGGTGCTATTTGGCGCAGGAACAATCGAGTGCGACAAAATACCATTGTGATGGTGGTTTTCTGCCAATGCCCATGTTTTGACATCACCATCTTGACCACGTACCGCAATAATCGATACTTCACGACTGAATTTCACAAAACTTTCAGCGATTAAGCTTTTCGCAGGTCCAAGCTCAACCCAAGCTGTATCAATCTGATCTTCTGAACGTAGAACAAATTGACCTTTACCATCGTAGCCACCAGTTACGGTTTTTAAAACGATTGGCAAACCTAGATCAGTTACTGCTTGTTTTAAGCTGTCTAAGCTATCTACTGCACGATACGGCGCAACAGGAATACCTAATTCATCAAATAAGGATTTTTCAGCCAAACGATTCTGTGCTGTTGCTAAAGCAAGGCGAGGAGGGTGTAAAGTTTTGGTTTGTGTCAAAACGTCCACATCCGCAACAGGCGTGTTTTCAAATTCAAGGCTAAATACATCTGCACTGGCAATAAAATCCTGCAAG is drawn from Acinetobacter suaedae and contains these coding sequences:
- a CDS encoding lytic murein transglycosylase encodes the protein MYRFSSFLGAALLTLSYNAHAELIINGAKVSTTKTTPAVSNTSTFSPTRDFQSCLAGLRSQAISSGVSGAIYDRYTQNLSADYSVIDRLNYQPEFSTPIWDYLSGLVDNERVQAGQQKLAQHRDVLRRVEQAYGVPAETVVAVWGVESNYGDISGRYPLLQALGTLSCEGRRQSYFRGEFFATMRILQRGDVTQDQLYGSWAGAFGHTQFMPSTYERLAVDFDGDGRRDLVSSIPDALASTANFLKRAGWQTGMPWGFEVKIPQGMSISGESRRNKKSLNSWIAQGVTRADGTALIQGNLTGSTQAGLISPAGANGPLFLVFRNFDAIYSYNAAESYGLAIAHLSDRLRGGTPFLTAWPTDDAGTSRAERREIQQFLIQRGYDIGAVDGLIGDKSRQAIRQEQTRLGLNPTGRAGQKILRAFRQEQARKMMQ
- a CDS encoding 5-(carboxyamino)imidazole ribonucleotide synthase; translated protein: MNKTIGIFGGGQLGRMMAQAALPLNIQCSFFEAETDCPAAILGPVFSSKNEHALQDFIASADVFSLEFENTPVADVDVLTQTKTLHPPRLALATAQNRLAEKSLFDELGIPVAPYRAVDSLDSLKQAVTDLGLPIVLKTVTGGYDGKGQFVLRSEDQIDTAWVELGPAKSLIAESFVKFSREVSIIAVRGQDGDVKTWALAENHHHNGILSHSIVPAPNSTDLQPVAQDYITRLLNHLNYVGVLTLELFVTEQGLYANEMACRVHNSGHWSIEGAICSQFENHIRAVAGLPLGATDVVRPTVMVNIIGQHPKSEDVLALKGAHLHLYNKSEREGRKLGHITLMPNNRDELTSLCRQLAKILPVPLALTDEMTI